A region from the Flavobacterium enshiense genome encodes:
- a CDS encoding formylglycine-generating enzyme family protein yields the protein MLKRSLYMSLFSIFIAASLWAQNSKMVLVKKGAFVPLYGTVDKKPVTVNEFQLDIYPVTNAQFLDFIKKNPEFSKSKIKGIFADKSYLSHWESDFSYGTNNLSNAPVTNVSWFAAKKYCECQGKRLPTLDEWEYTAMADEKRTDARTKESYTKYILSWYEKSKTYANPVGKTFKNYWGVYDMHGLVWEWTSDFNSIFLSGESRKDKDTDKNLFCGSGSVNATDLMNYAAFMRYAFRGSLKAKYTTRNLGFRCAKDFK from the coding sequence ATGTTAAAACGATCACTATACATGTCGCTTTTTTCAATATTTATTGCGGCATCCCTTTGGGCACAAAACTCAAAAATGGTTCTGGTAAAAAAGGGGGCTTTTGTCCCCCTTTACGGAACTGTTGACAAAAAACCGGTAACCGTAAACGAGTTTCAGTTAGACATTTATCCGGTAACCAATGCCCAGTTTCTGGATTTTATCAAAAAAAATCCGGAATTCAGTAAATCTAAAATCAAAGGAATCTTTGCCGACAAAAGCTATTTATCGCATTGGGAAAGCGACTTCAGTTACGGAACAAACAACCTGAGCAATGCTCCCGTAACTAATGTCTCCTGGTTTGCCGCCAAGAAATACTGCGAATGTCAAGGCAAACGCCTTCCAACATTAGACGAATGGGAATATACGGCCATGGCAGATGAAAAACGCACTGATGCGAGAACCAAAGAATCATATACAAAATATATACTCTCCTGGTATGAGAAATCAAAAACCTATGCAAACCCGGTCGGTAAAACGTTCAAAAACTATTGGGGTGTTTATGATATGCACGGACTGGTTTGGGAATGGACATCAGATTTCAACAGCATTTTTTTATCCGGAGAATCGAGAAAGGACAAAGACACAGACAAAAATCTCTTTTGCGGAAGCGGATCGGTAAACGCCACCGACCTCATGAATTACGCAGCTTTTATGCGCTATGCTTTCAGAGGAAGTCTCAAAGCCAAATACACTACAAGAAATCTGGGATTCCGCTGTGCCAAAGATTTTAAATAA
- a CDS encoding SCO family protein: MKNIILGLGLLLMIFQSCDSNKKASDAPKSKSISDLSIYHLPSKWTNQDGKDIQMKNMKGKVLVMVMIYTSCKSACPRLVADMRNIESRLPKDTKNVEFVLISIDPKVDTPERLKAFAKENQMEGDQWTFLRSSEDNTREFAAVLAVNYKKISPMDFSHSNIISVFNNVGELTYQQEGLNVNADETVQKIIEEAQKS; the protein is encoded by the coding sequence ATGAAAAATATAATTTTAGGCTTAGGATTGTTACTGATGATTTTTCAGAGTTGCGATTCGAACAAAAAAGCCAGTGATGCACCTAAATCCAAAAGTATCTCCGATCTGTCTATCTACCACCTTCCATCTAAATGGACCAATCAGGATGGAAAAGACATTCAGATGAAAAACATGAAGGGCAAAGTACTTGTGATGGTTATGATTTATACCTCATGCAAATCAGCTTGTCCGCGACTCGTTGCCGATATGAGAAACATCGAAAGCCGTCTTCCCAAAGACACCAAAAATGTAGAATTCGTACTAATAAGCATCGATCCGAAAGTTGACACCCCCGAACGTCTAAAAGCATTTGCCAAAGAAAACCAAATGGAGGGCGATCAATGGACTTTCCTTCGCTCATCCGAGGACAATACCAGAGAATTTGCTGCTGTTTTGGCTGTAAATTATAAAAAAATCTCCCCTATGGATTTCTCTCACTCAAATATCATAAGCGTTTTCAATAATGTCGGCGAATTAACCTATCAGCAGGAAGGACTTAATGTAAATGCTGACGAGACCGTTCAAAAAATTATTGAAGAAGCGCAAAAATCGTAA
- a CDS encoding alginate export family protein, translated as MKAFKKISLSFFAMVGIGTYAQEFNADLQLRPRYEYRNGYKAPLKYGELPTSFVSQRTRLKFDFKLDQFSTKISLQNIRTWGDVPTTATADKNGVALFEAWGQYDFTDKWSARFGRQVIAYDNERIMGEIDWLQQGQSHDALLVSYHPANHRLDLGAAYNANAENLTRPVAPYTTNYKTFQYGWYHTNISKVGLSLLLLNTGYEYQKTATTLKTDYKQTFGTYLTFKNKAWDANLGIYGQSGKDTNNKVNGFYAGALVGYAFDSNFKLGAGYEYFSGKDQNDTSTDIKSFYPLFGTNHAFNGYMDYFYVGGNHKNSVGLQDAYLKLTYAKNKWQFNLMPHAFAASASVIDTNGEKMDSYLGTEIDFTAGYQLHKFIAATGGFSQMFGTSTMNILKGGNNVANNNWAWFMININPRIFSAKQPQPNQ; from the coding sequence ATGAAAGCCTTTAAAAAAATCAGCTTATCGTTCTTTGCGATGGTAGGCATAGGTACTTATGCTCAAGAATTTAATGCCGATCTTCAGTTAAGACCCCGTTATGAATATAGAAACGGTTATAAAGCCCCCTTGAAATATGGAGAATTGCCAACCTCCTTTGTTTCTCAGCGTACCCGTTTAAAATTTGATTTTAAACTGGATCAGTTCTCAACAAAAATATCTTTACAAAACATACGCACCTGGGGAGATGTCCCTACAACTGCCACAGCAGACAAAAATGGAGTTGCATTGTTTGAAGCTTGGGGCCAATATGATTTCACTGATAAATGGAGCGCACGTTTCGGGCGTCAGGTAATCGCTTATGACAACGAGCGTATCATGGGTGAAATTGACTGGCTACAACAAGGACAAAGCCACGATGCCTTATTGGTGAGCTACCACCCTGCCAATCACAGACTGGATTTAGGGGCAGCCTATAATGCAAATGCAGAAAACCTAACCCGCCCCGTTGCGCCTTATACAACAAATTATAAAACATTTCAATACGGATGGTATCATACTAACATCTCCAAAGTGGGTCTAAGCTTGTTGTTACTAAACACGGGCTACGAATACCAAAAAACCGCCACTACTCTAAAAACAGATTACAAACAAACTTTTGGTACATACTTAACTTTCAAGAACAAAGCATGGGATGCCAACCTTGGAATTTACGGACAATCCGGTAAAGACACCAATAACAAAGTAAACGGATTTTACGCCGGAGCTTTAGTGGGATATGCTTTCGACAGTAACTTTAAATTAGGAGCCGGTTATGAATATTTCTCGGGTAAAGATCAAAACGACACCAGCACCGACATAAAATCGTTCTACCCACTGTTTGGTACCAACCACGCCTTTAATGGTTACATGGACTACTTCTACGTTGGTGGAAACCACAAAAACAGTGTAGGTTTACAAGATGCTTATTTAAAACTTACTTATGCAAAAAACAAATGGCAATTTAACTTAATGCCACACGCATTCGCAGCTTCGGCATCGGTTATAGACACTAACGGTGAAAAAATGGACAGCTATTTAGGAACCGAGATCGACTTTACAGCAGGTTACCAGCTGCACAAATTCATTGCTGCCACAGGAGGATTCTCCCAAATGTTTGGAACTTCAACTATGAATATACTAAAAGGAGGCAATAATGTAGCGAACAATAACTGGGCTTGGTTTATGATAAACATCAACCCACGTATTTTCTCTGCAAAACAGCCACAACCCAACCAGTAA
- a CDS encoding c-type cytochrome: protein MPSKDQSNYTKLDKQVVRGKEIWETNNCMGCHTIMGEGGYYAPELTKVIDRRGEGYVKAVLTSPIPWAPNGRKMVAYNMNEKDAQAMIAYLKWVGNIDLNGFDRVVSPLAKANQ from the coding sequence ATGCCCAGCAAGGACCAATCCAATTACACCAAACTTGACAAACAGGTTGTACGAGGAAAAGAAATCTGGGAAACCAACAACTGCATGGGTTGTCATACTATCATGGGAGAAGGTGGATATTATGCTCCGGAACTGACAAAAGTAATCGACCGAAGAGGTGAAGGCTACGTAAAAGCAGTGTTAACGTCACCGATACCATGGGCACCAAACGGAAGAAAGATGGTTGCCTACAACATGAACGAAAAAGATGCCCAAGCAATGATCGCTTATCTCAAATGGGTGGGCAATATAGACTTAAACGGCTTTGACCGCGTTGTTTCGCCTTTAGCTAAGGCTAATCAGTAA
- a CDS encoding cbb3-type cytochrome c oxidase subunit I — protein MKYKSQKIAYWFFALSMLLFSLQLVYGFIMGFDRIGIQGLHDIIPFNVARAVHTNLLVVWLLTGFMGAAYYIIPEEAQRELISPKLAIVQLVSLAVVGVIAIVGFHFNHWEGRKFLEIPRELDFLVVVNVLLFLGLILGTLFTGKRKTTTALILSMGLLFAALLYLPGMIWFDSQVMDSFFRWWVVHLWVEGVWELIMGGILSFLLIKLTGVDREVIEKWLYVIVGLTFLSGILGTGHHYYYIGVNKIWLIVGGIFSALEPLAFLAMALFAINMYRKGEKSHPNKVALFWTIGSSIVSFIGAGILGFAHTLPQANLYTHGTLVTASHGHYAFWGAYAMIVLAMISYAMPNLTGRKRYLMKTGSAAFWLSNIGILGMTVAFGVAGVAQVYMERKMKMEFMTVQNEISIHFVVLLLCATMFTTGIIMFIYDFIKYGRPTDEALVDQKTKTPAFSSKEEVFELN, from the coding sequence ATGAAATATAAATCACAAAAAATCGCCTACTGGTTCTTTGCATTGAGCATGCTCTTATTCTCCTTGCAGCTTGTCTATGGTTTTATCATGGGCTTTGACCGAATCGGTATACAAGGTTTACACGACATCATCCCATTTAACGTAGCAAGAGCGGTGCATACCAACTTACTCGTTGTATGGTTACTGACAGGTTTTATGGGAGCTGCATATTACATAATCCCCGAAGAAGCACAAAGAGAATTAATCAGTCCGAAGCTGGCCATAGTTCAGCTGGTTTCACTGGCTGTGGTAGGTGTTATCGCTATTGTGGGATTCCACTTTAATCATTGGGAAGGACGTAAATTCCTGGAAATCCCAAGAGAACTGGACTTTTTGGTCGTCGTAAACGTATTGCTCTTCCTCGGTCTTATTTTAGGAACACTCTTTACAGGAAAACGAAAAACCACCACGGCACTGATATTGTCAATGGGATTGCTTTTTGCCGCATTACTGTATTTACCGGGTATGATTTGGTTTGACAGCCAGGTAATGGATTCATTTTTCCGCTGGTGGGTTGTTCACCTATGGGTTGAAGGTGTTTGGGAATTGATTATGGGAGGTATTCTTTCTTTCCTTCTGATCAAATTGACTGGCGTAGACCGTGAAGTAATTGAGAAGTGGCTGTATGTAATTGTCGGACTGACATTCCTTTCAGGTATTTTAGGTACAGGACACCACTACTATTATATCGGTGTCAATAAAATCTGGCTGATCGTCGGAGGAATATTTTCAGCTTTAGAACCTTTAGCTTTCTTAGCAATGGCACTGTTTGCAATCAATATGTACAGAAAAGGCGAAAAAAGCCATCCAAACAAAGTTGCGTTATTCTGGACAATAGGTTCTTCAATTGTATCGTTCATCGGAGCAGGTATACTTGGTTTTGCCCATACTTTGCCTCAAGCCAACTTATATACTCATGGAACACTGGTTACCGCCAGCCACGGACACTATGCTTTCTGGGGAGCTTATGCCATGATTGTGTTAGCTATGATAAGTTATGCTATGCCAAACTTGACCGGGCGCAAACGTTATCTGATGAAAACAGGCTCGGCAGCATTCTGGCTCTCTAACATCGGAATCCTGGGAATGACCGTTGCATTCGGTGTGGCCGGGGTTGCTCAGGTATACATGGAAAGAAAAATGAAAATGGAATTCATGACCGTACAAAACGAAATCAGTATTCACTTTGTGGTATTGTTACTTTGTGCAACGATGTTTACGACAGGTATCATTATGTTTATCTACGATTTCATTAAATACGGAAGACCGACTGACGAAGCTTTGGTTGACCAAAAAACGAAAACTCCTGCATTTTCTAGCAAAGAAGAAGTCTTCGAATTAAATTAA
- a CDS encoding CbbQ/NirQ/NorQ/GpvN family protein: METLNIPYYHAVGKEQEVFEHAFRNKLPLLLKGPTGTGKSRFIEYMAYVLDKKIITISCHEETSSTDLIGRFIIKGAETVWIDGPLTTAVKEGAILYLDEVAEARPDVIVAIHSLTDHRRELFIDKLGETIKAHDNFMLVASFNPGYQRGFKELKPSTRQRFVAISFDYPEAKIESEILIKETNIDSESAKRLVVIGNKIRNLTELGLTETVSTRLLVDASKLIHSGLPKRLSVYAAVIEPLTDDPQTLEALKDLCDLVI, from the coding sequence ATGGAAACACTAAATATCCCTTATTATCATGCCGTGGGCAAGGAACAAGAAGTCTTTGAGCATGCTTTTAGAAACAAATTACCCCTTTTACTGAAAGGGCCTACCGGAACTGGCAAATCAAGATTTATTGAATACATGGCTTATGTCTTGGACAAAAAAATCATCACCATCAGTTGTCATGAGGAAACATCTTCAACAGATTTAATAGGACGATTCATTATCAAAGGTGCCGAAACTGTATGGATTGATGGGCCTTTGACCACTGCTGTAAAAGAAGGCGCTATCCTCTACCTTGATGAAGTTGCTGAAGCACGTCCTGACGTAATTGTAGCCATACACTCGCTGACAGATCACCGCAGGGAACTTTTTATAGATAAACTGGGCGAGACCATTAAAGCTCATGATAATTTCATGCTAGTTGCGTCTTTTAATCCGGGATATCAAAGAGGATTTAAAGAACTAAAACCTTCGACAAGACAACGTTTCGTAGCCATTTCATTTGATTATCCTGAAGCTAAAATTGAATCGGAAATCCTGATTAAAGAAACTAATATCGATTCTGAATCTGCAAAAAGACTGGTAGTTATCGGCAACAAAATCAGAAATCTGACCGAGTTAGGTTTGACGGAAACTGTTTCAACCCGATTATTGGTAGATGCTTCAAAACTTATTCACAGTGGATTACCAAAAAGACTTTCTGTATATGCAGCCGTCATTGAACCATTGACAGATGACCCGCAAACGCTGGAAGCGCTAAAAGACCTCTGCGATTTAGTGATTTAA
- a CDS encoding nitric oxide reductase activation protein NorD has protein sequence MGFEIDEYIVEKFFKHLKKRKKIDPETEARRITLEKIRPKLTILARALTGKAIEIFPAEREGGYKNNNFFLPVSFAELPSLTENHDFYVFRVLYLSIQQQLNLNWPPGEKESDLDISRQKAIVSSSQVIKILLKEFPSAEKTYQKTREHFIQIAENSDEPDFTFLYGKWMKNDFVSDSEDVLQNFSDKTKSADKNQPTTTVKSKAVEEVNIAQLDKKQQEDYVLLHNFEKVETAEEFNGTWRDFDGTDELEDHQDALDELNMKHTVRVDDTAHSVYQADFIENASVSESAEVDASGLHFTYDEWDYGKRIYKENFCKVYPKLQQTSDPVYYKNTISNNASTLMGLRKMLTSVNNKIQQQKRQTQGNEFDIDSITDLYVDVHSKRTPTEKVYIANRKKEKDLSILILLDISLSSDSYAGGNRVIDVEKEVSILFGEILNEFNIDFSIDSFYSKTRNFSTYLTLKDFDENWNTAKHKIGAVEPCGYTRIGAALRHAGARLEKRSTKNKWIILLSDGKPNDYDKYEGKYGISDIKQALRELNSKNINSYALAIEAQAQYYLPQMFGQNHYQILTTPRELLQSMVKLYDKIKNQK, from the coding sequence ATGGGATTTGAGATAGATGAATATATAGTGGAGAAATTTTTCAAGCATTTGAAAAAGAGAAAAAAAATAGATCCCGAGACAGAAGCCCGACGAATCACTTTGGAAAAAATCAGGCCAAAACTCACCATTCTTGCCAGAGCACTTACGGGAAAAGCAATAGAAATTTTTCCAGCTGAAAGAGAAGGAGGTTACAAAAACAACAATTTTTTCCTTCCGGTATCATTTGCCGAACTTCCTTCCCTGACTGAAAATCATGATTTTTATGTATTTCGGGTTTTATACTTAAGCATTCAGCAACAACTAAATTTAAACTGGCCTCCCGGCGAAAAAGAATCAGATCTTGATATATCCCGTCAAAAGGCGATAGTCAGTTCTTCCCAGGTAATAAAAATATTGCTTAAAGAATTTCCTTCAGCAGAAAAAACATACCAGAAAACCCGGGAACATTTTATACAAATAGCTGAAAACAGTGACGAACCGGATTTTACTTTCCTATACGGAAAATGGATGAAGAATGACTTTGTCAGTGATTCGGAAGACGTACTTCAAAACTTCTCCGACAAGACCAAATCGGCCGACAAAAACCAGCCCACCACTACCGTAAAATCGAAAGCAGTTGAAGAGGTAAATATTGCCCAACTGGATAAAAAACAACAGGAAGACTATGTGCTTCTTCACAACTTTGAAAAAGTTGAAACGGCAGAAGAGTTTAACGGCACCTGGCGCGATTTTGACGGAACAGACGAACTGGAAGATCACCAGGATGCCCTTGACGAACTGAACATGAAACACACCGTTCGTGTTGACGACACAGCCCATTCGGTTTATCAGGCTGATTTTATCGAAAATGCTTCTGTTTCAGAAAGTGCCGAAGTTGATGCCAGCGGACTGCATTTCACTTATGATGAATGGGATTATGGCAAACGCATTTACAAAGAAAATTTCTGTAAGGTCTACCCTAAACTGCAACAAACATCGGATCCTGTTTACTATAAAAACACCATTTCGAACAACGCTTCCACTTTGATGGGGCTGCGAAAAATGCTTACTTCCGTTAATAATAAAATACAACAACAAAAACGCCAAACCCAAGGTAACGAATTCGACATTGATTCCATAACTGATTTGTATGTGGATGTGCATTCCAAACGAACACCAACCGAGAAGGTTTACATTGCAAACAGAAAAAAAGAAAAAGATTTATCAATTTTAATCCTGCTCGACATAAGTCTGTCGAGCGACAGTTATGCCGGCGGCAACAGGGTTATTGATGTTGAAAAGGAAGTTTCAATCCTTTTTGGCGAAATCCTGAATGAGTTCAACATCGATTTTTCCATCGACAGTTTTTATTCTAAAACCCGCAATTTCTCGACCTATCTCACACTCAAGGATTTTGACGAAAACTGGAATACTGCCAAACACAAAATCGGAGCTGTGGAGCCATGCGGCTATACCCGAATCGGGGCCGCACTGCGCCATGCCGGAGCAAGACTTGAAAAAAGAAGCACCAAAAACAAATGGATCATACTTCTTTCGGATGGTAAGCCGAACGATTATGACAAATACGAAGGGAAATACGGAATCAGTGACATAAAACAGGCACTGCGCGAACTTAATTCTAAAAACATCAATTCGTATGCATTGGCCATTGAAGCCCAGGCTCAGTACTACCTGCCACAAATGTTTGGGCAAAACCATTATCAAATACTTACAACTCCCAGAGAATTACTGCAGTCGATGGTAAAACTCTACGACAAAATCAAAAATCAGAAATAA
- a CDS encoding DUF438 domain-containing protein produces the protein MQPTINQDPKFATLPEGHPVQIYFEERDLIKTLLAELLSTDATEDFQKYFNVFNHLCTIEKRFARKENQLFPFLEKRHWTGPSKGMWSFHDNLRDQIRLIKYYIKTQNAPKINENTKYLVDGIYRLMHVEENTLFPNALAILEENDWIEMRSGEEEIGWMLSRVPAPFPQQTTDIRNIEVKEPITDSKHGNSHHFDEGYMTVEQVNLLFRTIPADLTYVDENDKVIFYNRGEERVFPRSAGIIGREVKFCHPPKSVGTVLQILEEFRKGTKSEASFWINYKERLIYIRYFAVRDDKQNYRGVIEMSQDITDMKTIEGEKRLLEWK, from the coding sequence ATGCAACCAACAATAAACCAAGATCCAAAATTCGCTACACTTCCTGAAGGACATCCGGTACAGATCTATTTTGAAGAACGCGATTTAATCAAAACGCTTTTAGCAGAATTATTATCAACAGATGCCACAGAAGACTTTCAGAAATACTTCAACGTATTCAATCATTTATGTACTATTGAGAAGCGATTTGCCCGAAAAGAGAATCAGCTGTTCCCCTTTTTAGAAAAACGGCACTGGACAGGCCCTTCCAAAGGCATGTGGTCTTTCCATGATAATTTGAGAGATCAGATTCGTCTGATTAAATACTATATCAAAACTCAGAATGCACCAAAAATAAATGAAAACACTAAATATCTGGTTGACGGAATATATCGACTGATGCATGTTGAAGAAAATACTTTATTCCCCAATGCTTTAGCTATTTTAGAAGAGAACGACTGGATTGAAATGCGTTCCGGAGAAGAAGAAATTGGCTGGATGTTATCCCGTGTACCTGCACCATTTCCGCAGCAAACGACAGACATTAGGAATATTGAAGTCAAAGAACCAATTACAGACAGTAAACATGGTAATTCCCATCATTTTGACGAAGGGTATATGACCGTCGAGCAAGTCAATCTTCTTTTCAGAACCATCCCGGCCGATTTAACTTATGTAGATGAAAACGACAAGGTAATATTTTACAATCGCGGCGAAGAAAGGGTTTTCCCGAGAAGTGCCGGTATCATTGGCCGTGAAGTCAAATTTTGCCATCCTCCAAAAAGCGTGGGAACCGTACTGCAAATACTGGAAGAGTTCAGAAAAGGCACAAAAAGCGAAGCTTCTTTTTGGATAAATTATAAAGAACGGCTGATCTACATCCGCTATTTTGCAGTACGAGACGACAAACAAAATTACAGGGGTGTTATTGAGATGTCACAGGACATCACCGACATGAAAACCATCGAAGGCGAAAAAAGACTTCTAGAGTGGAAGTAA
- a CDS encoding carbonic anhydrase, which yields MVQKNSRKNKNLLIFGISPAFILLLCSFIIAKHSHEIKTPDDALAELKYGNSRFLDKQTVNSDFHAQIQATKDGQHPHSFILGCVDSRVPPEIIFDQKIGNIFVSRVAGNIEDDHILGSMEFATKLKGTKLIVVLGHTHCGAVSGAMANVELEHLTQLTNQIKPAINKHETYPLPHYMTDETARKNIRLTIKRILEKSQTLRQQSEKGEIKIVGAYYDIATGEVIFI from the coding sequence ATGGTTCAAAAAAATTCACGGAAAAACAAAAACCTCCTGATTTTTGGTATTTCCCCAGCATTCATCCTCCTTCTGTGCAGCTTTATTATTGCAAAGCATAGTCATGAAATAAAAACCCCCGACGATGCGCTGGCCGAATTAAAGTACGGAAACAGCCGTTTTCTGGACAAACAAACCGTCAACAGCGATTTCCATGCCCAAATTCAGGCGACAAAAGACGGGCAGCATCCGCATTCATTCATTTTAGGATGTGTAGATTCACGCGTCCCGCCGGAAATCATTTTTGACCAAAAAATCGGAAACATTTTCGTATCCCGTGTGGCAGGAAACATTGAAGATGACCATATTTTGGGGAGTATGGAATTTGCCACTAAACTCAAGGGCACTAAACTCATAGTTGTTTTAGGACATACGCACTGTGGAGCGGTATCCGGAGCCATGGCCAATGTTGAGTTGGAACACCTCACGCAGTTGACCAACCAGATAAAACCGGCCATCAATAAGCATGAAACCTATCCTCTTCCCCATTATATGACAGATGAAACAGCCCGGAAAAACATTCGCCTGACCATCAAACGCATTTTGGAAAAAAGCCAAACGCTTCGTCAGCAATCGGAAAAAGGCGAAATCAAAATCGTTGGCGCTTACTACGACATCGCGACGGGCGAGGTGATTTTCATATAA
- a CDS encoding cytochrome c oxidase subunit 3, protein MKTAEINHSNFFYPPGGILMWIIIFLELITFGMALVAFVFYGKEQPEVFHDSRMQLNTTLGTLNTAFLLTSGYFMARAVQKFKDNNLAKASLFFKLSFLGGFLFLIVKGFEYYHKIEMGISIETNLFYSFYWLVTGFHLIHVIVGLVILMLTHYGMMKKNSDTSTEDVEACAAFWHMCDLIWLLVFPTLYLLF, encoded by the coding sequence ATGAAAACGGCAGAAATCAATCACAGCAACTTTTTTTATCCGCCGGGAGGTATCCTGATGTGGATCATTATTTTCCTGGAGCTCATTACTTTCGGGATGGCACTTGTTGCATTTGTATTCTACGGAAAGGAACAGCCGGAGGTTTTCCACGATTCCAGAATGCAGCTCAACACAACTTTGGGCACTTTAAATACCGCTTTCCTTCTTACCAGCGGTTATTTTATGGCTCGGGCTGTCCAAAAATTCAAAGACAATAATCTGGCAAAAGCCTCACTTTTTTTCAAATTATCGTTTTTGGGAGGATTCCTTTTCTTAATTGTAAAAGGATTTGAATATTATCACAAAATTGAAATGGGAATTTCCATAGAGACTAACCTTTTTTACAGTTTCTACTGGCTTGTTACCGGTTTTCATCTCATCCACGTTATCGTCGGTTTGGTCATTTTAATGTTGACACATTACGGTATGATGAAAAAAAATTCGGACACCTCAACAGAAGATGTTGAAGCCTGTGCCGCCTTCTGGCATATGTGCGACTTAATTTGGTTATTGGTATTCCCAACCCTTTATTTACTTTTCTAA
- a CDS encoding cytochrome C oxidase subunit IV family protein produces the protein MKNPLTLCYSLLIFLTITAAILSNSVTVSGLLISLIMGISFIKFYLVAFNFMELKKANLTWKIALLFVVAITILPIVLISF, from the coding sequence ATGAAAAATCCGCTCACCCTTTGTTATAGCCTTTTAATCTTTTTGACGATTACGGCCGCCATCCTATCAAATTCTGTAACTGTATCAGGACTCCTTATCAGTCTGATCATGGGAATATCGTTTATTAAATTCTACTTGGTAGCTTTTAATTTCATGGAATTGAAAAAAGCGAATCTTACGTGGAAAATCGCACTTCTTTTTGTTGTGGCGATTACGATATTACCAATTGTTCTGATAAGTTTCTAA
- a CDS encoding RrF2 family transcriptional regulator has protein sequence MFSKTCKYGIRAVIFIASESLHNKRAGIKDIAEKIDSPQAFTAKILQILVKNDIICSVKGVGGGFEIPAENLNKIKLSQIVTAIDGDDVFTGCGLGLSHCSEEHPCPVHNKFKFIKEKLTAMLENTTLEELALGIKSGDTFLRY, from the coding sequence ATGTTTTCAAAAACATGCAAATACGGGATTAGGGCGGTTATTTTCATAGCTTCAGAATCTTTACACAATAAAAGGGCAGGGATAAAAGACATTGCAGAAAAGATTGATTCTCCCCAGGCATTTACTGCAAAAATTTTACAAATTTTAGTTAAGAATGATATTATCTGTTCGGTTAAAGGAGTTGGCGGTGGTTTTGAAATACCTGCAGAGAATTTGAATAAAATAAAACTGTCCCAAATTGTGACAGCTATAGACGGGGATGATGTTTTTACCGGCTGCGGGTTAGGATTGAGTCATTGTTCAGAAGAACATCCTTGCCCAGTACACAATAAATTTAAGTTTATCAAAGAAAAGCTGACGGCAATGCTTGAAAATACTACTTTGGAGGAGTTAGCTTTGGGAATTAAATCGGGAGATACTTTTTTAAGGTATTAA
- a CDS encoding Crp/Fnr family transcriptional regulator yields MLVDIDLLFTWGAIAKEYKKGEVIFRENNQANFYYQIAEGIVRMFNANDDGKEFTQGYFYSGQSFGEPPLFINESYPSTATAFQDCTIIKLSKDKFLKILEEYPCVQKDFLNLMCQRIHSKAKTSKDIINQKPEFRIMAFLNDYKKSKKNLEKELIPFTRQEIANFTGLRVETVIRALSKMNQCEKVEIVNHKIYF; encoded by the coding sequence ATGCTTGTAGACATCGATTTACTCTTCACATGGGGTGCAATAGCGAAAGAATATAAGAAAGGTGAAGTTATTTTCAGAGAAAATAATCAGGCCAATTTTTATTATCAAATAGCTGAAGGAATAGTCAGGATGTTTAATGCTAATGATGACGGAAAAGAATTCACCCAAGGTTATTTTTATAGCGGGCAAAGTTTTGGCGAGCCTCCCTTATTCATCAATGAAAGTTATCCCTCTACTGCCACGGCATTCCAGGATTGTACCATCATAAAATTATCAAAAGACAAATTTTTGAAGATTTTGGAAGAATATCCATGCGTACAAAAAGATTTTTTAAATCTGATGTGCCAAAGAATCCACTCGAAAGCGAAAACTTCAAAGGATATTATAAACCAAAAACCGGAATTCAGGATCATGGCTTTTCTGAATGACTACAAAAAAAGCAAAAAAAATCTCGAAAAAGAACTTATACCATTTACAAGGCAGGAGATTGCCAATTTTACAGGACTGCGCGTAGAAACTGTTATAAGAGCTTTATCCAAAATGAACCAATGCGAAAAAGTTGAAATAGTAAACCATAAAATTTATTTCTAA